One Microbacterium sp. zg-B96 genomic region harbors:
- a CDS encoding NAD(P)H-hydrate epimerase, producing the protein MTQAPAYTAAQVRAAEAPLLAAGEPLMDRAAAALAAVLRRELDAGGRVLVVAGRGDNGGDALLAGAALAADGTAVDVLQTADAAHERGLRTARAAGARDVTLDEAATADPAYALIVDGIVGIGASHNPALRGGARDAVAALLPSVRAGRSRVVAVDVPSGLQPDDGTVADDLVLPAFVTVTFGAVKAGLVRASGVGLAGRVVLVDLGLDLSHVPPVAAGEVETFRAGA; encoded by the coding sequence ATGACCCAAGCCCCCGCCTACACCGCAGCGCAGGTGCGCGCCGCCGAGGCGCCGCTGCTGGCGGCGGGGGAGCCGCTGATGGATCGCGCTGCGGCCGCGCTGGCCGCGGTTCTGCGGCGTGAACTGGATGCGGGTGGGCGGGTGCTGGTCGTCGCCGGGCGCGGCGACAACGGCGGCGACGCGCTGCTGGCCGGTGCCGCTCTCGCGGCGGACGGCACGGCGGTCGACGTGCTGCAGACGGCGGATGCCGCGCACGAACGAGGGCTGCGCACCGCTCGCGCCGCCGGAGCGCGCGACGTCACCCTCGACGAGGCCGCCACGGCCGATCCCGCCTATGCCCTGATCGTCGACGGCATCGTCGGCATCGGCGCCTCTCACAACCCCGCGTTAAGGGGAGGCGCGCGCGACGCCGTCGCCGCGCTGCTGCCGTCGGTGCGCGCGGGGCGCAGCCGCGTCGTTGCCGTCGACGTTCCCAGTGGTCTGCAGCCCGACGACGGCACCGTCGCCGACGACCTGGTGCTGCCGGCATTCGTCACCGTCACGTTCGGCGCGGTGAAGGCGGGCCTGGTGCGCGCATCGGGCGTCGGGCTTGCCGGCCGCGTCGTGCTCGTCGACCTCGGGCTCGATCTTTCTCACGTGCCGCCGGTGGCGGCGGGTGAGGTGGAGACGTTCCGCGCTGGTGCGTGA
- a CDS encoding YihY/virulence factor BrkB family protein — translation MNLQRITAWALSTKPVRALLLYSEHRGPVLADSVTYRTLFSVFAAVLLGFSMAGLWLAGNPAAFDALIAAVDNTIPGIVGEDGIIEDPQSVAVPTGFTVAGIVSLVGLVGAAIGAIGSLRTAMRMIADRITEDVMIVWVLLRNLALAIGIGVGLAASAAITFLGTAGLGIVGGWLGMSASSPVLEIGGRVLTIVVVFALDAAIIAGAFRVLSGVRASARALWSGALLGAVGLTVLQLLSGLFVGGASSNPLLASFASLIALLLWFNLSAQVILIASAYIVTGVEEESDRVRARYGAKTFAQRRVRRAENAVMVASDELTHARDAEAAEREKAQDKAQEKAEEKAEEKSEKVNA, via the coding sequence ATGAACCTGCAACGGATCACGGCCTGGGCTCTGTCGACCAAACCCGTGCGAGCGTTGCTGCTCTACAGCGAGCACCGTGGACCGGTGCTGGCCGACAGTGTCACCTACCGCACGCTGTTCAGTGTGTTCGCCGCCGTGCTGCTGGGGTTCTCGATGGCCGGTCTCTGGCTCGCCGGCAACCCTGCCGCATTCGATGCCCTCATCGCCGCCGTCGACAACACCATCCCCGGCATCGTCGGCGAGGACGGCATCATCGAGGACCCGCAGTCGGTCGCCGTGCCCACCGGCTTCACCGTCGCCGGCATCGTCTCGCTCGTCGGTCTGGTCGGCGCCGCGATCGGTGCGATCGGCAGCCTCCGCACGGCCATGCGCATGATCGCCGACCGCATCACGGAAGACGTCATGATCGTGTGGGTGCTGCTGCGCAACCTGGCGCTGGCGATCGGCATCGGCGTGGGCCTGGCTGCCTCCGCCGCCATCACCTTCCTCGGCACTGCCGGGCTCGGCATCGTGGGCGGCTGGCTCGGGATGTCGGCGTCCTCTCCCGTGCTGGAGATCGGCGGTCGAGTGCTGACGATCGTCGTGGTCTTCGCACTGGATGCCGCGATCATCGCGGGGGCCTTCCGGGTGCTGTCCGGGGTCCGTGCCTCCGCCCGGGCGCTGTGGAGCGGAGCGCTGCTGGGCGCCGTGGGCCTCACCGTACTGCAGCTGCTGTCGGGCCTGTTCGTCGGCGGTGCGTCGTCCAACCCGCTGCTCGCGTCATTCGCCTCGCTCATCGCGCTGCTGCTGTGGTTCAACCTGTCCGCGCAGGTCATCCTCATCGCCAGCGCCTACATCGTCACCGGCGTCGAAGAGGAATCCGACCGGGTGCGCGCCCGCTACGGCGCCAAGACGTTCGCGCAGCGCCGGGTGCGCCGGGCCGAGAACGCCGTCATGGTCGCCTCCGACGAGCTCACCCACGCCCGGGACGCCGAAGCCGCCGAGCGCGAGAAGGCCCAGGACAAGGCCCAGGAAAAGGCCGAGGAAAAGGCCGAGGAGAAGTCCGAGAAGGTCAACGCATGA
- the pilO gene encoding type 4a pilus biogenesis protein PilO — protein sequence MDKHRLSLIVIGVLAVAIVFGGFFIGVQPQLDRSARASEQTESLRQTNDVQQERNVALAADNLNLGAYEQQLAAKQERIPPARAQQELINQIDAAAAGAGVTIRTLTFDAALGFSAPEGVTADAPAGGTLIGVPLNLTAEGDRANLEAFTANLQNSARIITIVTSQFTAGDVASLVISGVTWVLMPGS from the coding sequence ATGGACAAGCACCGGCTCAGCCTCATCGTCATCGGCGTGCTCGCCGTCGCCATCGTCTTCGGTGGGTTCTTCATCGGCGTGCAGCCGCAGCTCGATCGCTCCGCTCGAGCGAGCGAGCAGACCGAATCGCTCCGGCAGACGAACGACGTCCAGCAGGAGCGGAACGTGGCGCTGGCCGCGGACAATCTGAACCTCGGGGCCTACGAACAGCAGCTCGCCGCGAAGCAGGAGCGGATTCCGCCCGCTCGCGCGCAACAGGAGCTCATCAACCAGATCGATGCCGCAGCCGCCGGCGCAGGAGTGACGATCCGTACGTTGACGTTCGACGCGGCCCTCGGCTTCAGCGCGCCCGAAGGGGTCACCGCCGACGCACCTGCCGGTGGCACCCTCATCGGGGTTCCGCTGAATCTCACCGCAGAGGGCGATCGGGCGAACCTCGAGGCGTTCACCGCGAACCTGCAGAACTCCGCGCGCATCATCACGATCGTGACGAGTCAGTTCACTGCGGGCGACGTGGCGTCGCTGGTGATCTCCGGCGTGACCTGGGTGCTGATGCCGGGGTCCTGA